From Candidatus Neomarinimicrobiota bacterium, a single genomic window includes:
- the hrcA gene encoding heat-inducible transcription repressor HrcA, which translates to MSELNRRQRNILTAIIGEFIASASPVGSKTIKRRKNIRISPATIRHEMNELEEKGYLFQPHTSAGRVPTSKGYRYYVNLLMPEQELDPELQDGIVESLRPYAVDIESLLTTASRLLGEFTSELGVAIAPLILEGELTRINLFSVASQTLMVVLQLREGFAKTIVLEIESAIPPETLESLSARLNERLSGLSLREIRSTIHERCRDFTGEGSGIIRLLIDSADRVFDFNENEKVKFSGSANIMAKPEFSDPAKMGNLLSILEDEKGLIKKIHELTSEKGLNVIIGDEQEDPDVSELSFVTSPYKFGNQSGILAVIGPTRMQYGRAMSIVVHAANTLTESLSN; encoded by the coding sequence ATGAGCGAATTGAACAGAAGACAGAGAAATATCCTGACTGCCATCATCGGCGAGTTCATCGCATCGGCGTCTCCGGTCGGTTCTAAGACGATCAAACGCAGAAAAAACATTAGAATAAGTCCGGCTACGATCAGGCACGAAATGAATGAATTAGAGGAAAAAGGGTATCTGTTTCAACCGCATACATCTGCCGGAAGAGTTCCGACGAGCAAAGGATACAGATATTACGTCAATCTGCTCATGCCCGAACAGGAGCTCGATCCTGAACTACAGGACGGGATAGTTGAGTCGCTCCGGCCCTACGCGGTCGATATCGAATCTCTTTTGACTACCGCCAGCAGACTGCTCGGGGAATTCACGTCGGAATTAGGCGTAGCAATTGCGCCGCTGATACTTGAGGGGGAGTTAACAAGAATAAATTTATTTTCGGTAGCGAGTCAAACGTTGATGGTTGTATTACAGCTAAGAGAAGGATTTGCGAAGACGATCGTGCTGGAGATCGAATCGGCTATTCCACCGGAGACTCTTGAATCTCTCAGCGCGAGATTAAACGAGAGATTATCGGGTCTTTCGCTTCGGGAGATCAGGAGCACTATACATGAAAGGTGCAGGGATTTCACCGGGGAAGGCTCCGGGATCATACGGCTGCTTATTGATTCGGCGGACAGAGTTTTTGATTTTAACGAAAATGAAAAAGTAAAATTCAGCGGTTCGGCTAACATTATGGCGAAACCGGAATTTTCCGATCCCGCCAAAATGGGAAATCTGCTCAGCATTCTTGAGGATGAAAAGGGTCTTATCAAGAAGATACATGAATTAACGAGTGAGAAAGGATTGAACGTGATCATCGGAGACGAGCAGGAAGATCCCGATGTTTCCGAGTTAAGTTTTGTTACGTCGCCGTACAAATTTGGAAATCAATCGGGAATTCTTGCGGTAATCGGACCTACCCGGATGCAATATGGAAGGGCGATGTCGATAGTTGTGCATGCAGCTAATACTTTGACAGAATCCTTGTCGAATTGA
- the grpE gene encoding nucleotide exchange factor GrpE → MVNSEVENGSKDTQIKKKSNSRPKKPRKKTPTKLQQLRSEIEELKDRQLRQAAEYENYKKRSMRETESAIKRAGDYSTASFLPLLDDIERTLKSAKENSNTDSLLEGIELIKSKFEKILEDNGVTPIESKGEKFDPEYHDAMMVEEDSTLGNNIVIEEFERGFRHGDRILRPAKVKVNRRSDG, encoded by the coding sequence TTGGTAAACAGCGAAGTTGAAAACGGTTCGAAGGACACACAAATAAAGAAGAAATCGAATAGCAGGCCTAAAAAGCCGAGGAAAAAAACTCCTACCAAATTACAACAACTCCGGTCCGAGATAGAGGAATTAAAAGACAGGCAATTAAGGCAGGCGGCTGAATATGAAAATTACAAAAAAAGGAGCATGAGGGAGACCGAGAGTGCGATCAAGCGAGCGGGAGATTACTCGACTGCTTCCTTTCTTCCACTATTGGATGATATCGAGAGGACACTCAAATCTGCGAAAGAGAACAGCAATACGGATTCGTTATTAGAGGGAATTGAGCTGATAAAAAGTAAATTTGAAAAGATACTCGAGGATAACGGGGTAACACCTATTGAATCTAAAGGAGAGAAATTCGATCCCGAATATCATGATGCAATGATGGTTGAGGAAGATTCAACCCTGGGGAATAACATCGTGATTGAAGAGTTCGAACGGGGGTTCAGACACGGCGACAGGATATTACGACCTGCTAAGGTTAAGGTAAATAGAAGATCAGATGGCTAA